One Euphorbia lathyris chromosome 1, ddEupLath1.1, whole genome shotgun sequence DNA segment encodes these proteins:
- the LOC136224156 gene encoding uncharacterized protein, producing the protein MVKLASAREIRMYGPRLGRNRAEYMNAGLYVFATIVLTGGFAAIFSMEPRSGLVLLCIALALIVVVNLHDLIAHLTGIDYRLRLMEFDAQLGLVEFAVPVVQIFGALLFFLGIFFLFLQEEKGYGFFKFEKHALNMLIAGPVLWLVGSIHNSCQIYERAGGHVQILQESVQIPFLMGSLLFLVGAVLNILEQPGVDFHGLQLLSRRFVWMGICGSLMLFTGGLTNVVKVFKMQQIDGLRLEKLRGGAQEQLINEREGLTPLIPGGDEERRRKMIIEEIRAVPTATPTPTPYKDVLLSQQQQP; encoded by the exons ATGGTGAAGCTAGCATCGGCGAGAGAGATAAGGATGTACGGACCCAGACTGGGTCGAAACAGAGCAGAATACATGAACGCTGGGCTTTATGTGTTCGCTACCATTGTGCTCACCGGTGGTTTCGCGGCTATATTTTCGATGGAGCCAAGGTCCGGTTTGGTTCTTTTATGCATAGCATTAGCACTCATTGTGGTTGTCAATCTTCACGATCTGATTGCTCATCTCACCGGGATCGATTACCGGTTAAGGTTAATGGAATTTGATGCGCAGCTTGGATTGGTGGAATTTGCTGTTCCTGTTGTTCAAATCTTTGGGGCTTTGCTTTTTTTCCTGGGGatctttttccttttccttcaG GAAGAGAAAGGGTATGGTTTCTTCAAATTCGAAAAACACGCTCTGAACATGCTAATAGCTGGACCGGTTTTATGGCTGGTCGGATCAATACACAACTCCTGCCAGATTTACGAGAGAGCCGGTGGGCACGTCCAAATCTTGCAAGAGAGCGTCCAGATCCCTTTTTTGATGGGGAGTTTGCTGTTCTTGGTCGGTGCCGTACTTAATATCCTAGAACAACCTGGCGTCGATTTTCACGGTCTACAATTACTG AGTAGGAGATTTGTGTGGATGGGGATATGCGGCAGTCTAATGTTGTTTACAGGGGGATTAACAAACGTGGTGAAAGTGTTTAAAATGCAGCAAATCGACGGGCTGAGGTTAGAGAAACTGCGGGGAGGGGCGCAGGAACAATTGATAAACGAAAGAGAGGGGCTTACGCCGCTTATACCGGGAGGAGATGAAGAGAGGAGAAGGAAAATGATAATAGAGGAAATAAGAGCTGTTCCTACTGCAACTCCTACTCCTACTCCTTACAAGGATGTGCTTCTCAGCCAGCAGCAGCAGCCTTGA